The DNA sequence CAGGTTCGAGTTGAGCGCGGCTGCGTTCAGAAAAATGACGCGGGCGTAGTACTCGGTCATCTGCTTCGTATTCGTATCGACTACCCGTACCCCCGTAGCCCGGCCTTTCTTCTCATCGTAAATGATCGAATGCACCACCGAGTTCGGCCGCAGGGTCATCTTACCCGTTTTTGCCGCCCAGGGAATGGTCGACGAGTTGCTGCTGAAATAGCCGCCAAACGGACAACCCCGCTCGCAGATCGTCCGGTGCTGGCACTGCGCCCGGCCCTGGTCGTAGTGAACCTGCTTGGGTTGCGTTATGTGTGCCGCCCGGCCCATGATGACGTGACGATCCTTGTAACGGCTGGAAATCTGTTTCTGAAAGTGGCTTTCTACGCAGTTCCATTCGTGGGGCGGCAGAAACTCGCCGTCGGGCAGCGTAGCCAGACCGTCTTTGTTACCTGAGATACCGGCGAACTTCTCCACGTAGCTGTACCACGGTGCCAGGTCAGCATACCGGATGGGCCAATCGACGGCGAACCCGTCGCGGGCGGGACCCTGGAAGTCAAAATCACTCCAGCGCTGGGTCTGGCGCGCCCACATGAGCGACTTACCGCCCACCTGGTAGCCCCGAATCCAGTCGAAGGGTTTTTCCTGCACGTAGGGATGCTCGGCATCTTTCACAAAAAACTGCTCCGTACCTTCATAGAAAGCGTAGCATTTGCTGATAATGGGGTTGGCATCCCGAACAGCGCTCGTTAGCTGCCCCCGGTGTTCGAACTCCCACGGCTGCATGTTCGTGGTAGGGTAATCGGTTATGTGCCGAACATCGCGGCCACGTTCGAGAACGAGCGTACGTAACCCTTTGCCGGTCAATTCTTTGGCGGCCCAGCCTCCGCTGATGCCGGAGCCAACGACAATGGCATCGTAGGTATTTAACGCCTGCGCGTCGATATTTAGATAGGACATACTAAGTCGGAAGTGAGTTATAGCAGGAATGGCATCAGTCAGA is a window from the Spirosoma rigui genome containing:
- a CDS encoding GMC oxidoreductase, which translates into the protein MSYLNIDAQALNTYDAIVVGSGISGGWAAKELTGKGLRTLVLERGRDVRHITDYPTTNMQPWEFEHRGQLTSAVRDANPIISKCYAFYEGTEQFFVKDAEHPYVQEKPFDWIRGYQVGGKSLMWARQTQRWSDFDFQGPARDGFAVDWPIRYADLAPWYSYVEKFAGISGNKDGLATLPDGEFLPPHEWNCVESHFQKQISSRYKDRHVIMGRAAHITQPKQVHYDQGRAQCQHRTICERGCPFGGYFSSNSSTIPWAAKTGKMTLRPNSVVHSIIYDEKKGRATGVRVVDTNTKQMTEYYARVIFLNAAALNSNLVLLNSTSNRFPNGLGNDSGVLGKYVAFHNYRAGVSGEYDGNLDSTTDGRRPNSPYIPRFRNVEKQEMSFLRGYAAGFSAGRSSQTNRDGLGADLKNNLLNPTLGGWHVGSHMMGETIPKESNYVALDSSLKDPFGIPQLKINIAYDDNDEKMIKDYQEQLSEMFTAAGFTNIKVRDDKRNPGLDIHEMGGARMGKDPKTSILNKWNQVHACKNVFVTDGACMTSTSTQNPSLTYMAMSARSADYAVKAIKRGEV